The Paenibacillus sp. FSL R7-0345 DNA segment CAACCTTTTTACCCAGCAGGGTGGACAGCGCAGTCGCTGCGCTGCCGAATGTAATATTACCGATTTCTCCGAGGGCATCCTGCTCAAACGGGGTAAGGAAGTCGTCTACCGTTTTGACCTGGGGCGCCATAGAGCCTTCTGCAGATTGTCTGAGAAGAGCATCGATTTCTTCCTGGGATAAATAATCTTTACTCGTCAAACTCCTCAACTCCTTCACTGACAATCTCGTCTATTTGAACAGCCACACGATCCTTTACCATCCCGGGACTTCCGATGAATTTCAGCCTATCCCCTACCTTGATAGACAAGCCTGCATCCACTGTCCTATTGAGAGAGATAACGTCGCCGATACTAAGCCCGAGAAATTCAGCAATGGATAACCTCGATTCGCCTAGCTCTGCCACAATGGGCAACTGCGCCATGTTAACTCTTGATCTTATAGCCTCCAGCTCTACCTCATCACGGACCTTTTTCTCCGACACAAACCATTGATGAACGGATAATCTTGACATAATCGGCTCCAGTACAACGTGAGGGATACAAAGGTTGATCATCCCGGTAGTATCGCCGATTTTAGTGCTCAGAGAGATCAGGGCAATCGTTTCATTCGGCGACACAATCTGCATAAACTGCGGATTTGTCTCCAGCCCTTCCATCCGCGGATTAATGTCAAGCACCGTCTTCCAGGCCTCCTGCAGACTCTCGAAGCACCTGCTGAAGATCCTTTCCATAATGGTTGTTTCGATTTCGGTTAATGCGGTGATCTTGGCAGGGGCTGTCCCGAACCCGCCGAGCATTCTGTCCAGCATCGCAAAGGCAATATTCGGATGCACTTCCATGACCATACGGCCTTCGAGCGGTTCAGCCTCGAAAATATTCAGAATCGTCATTTTTGGAATGGAGCGGATAAACTCATCATAAGGGAGCTGCTCTACTTGAACGACATTGATCTGTACAAAGGTGCGTAATTGAGCCGAAAAGTACGTTGTAAGATAGCGGGCAAAGTTATCATGGATACGTGTAAGACTGCGGATATGATCCTTTGAAAAGCGTACAGCCCGTTTGAAATCATAAGAGCGGATTCTTTTTTGGGTTTCTTCTTTTTTCAGCTCGTCGGCATCCATTTCACCGGATGAGAGTGCGGCAAGCAGAGCATCAATTTCATTTTGTGATAGTACATCAACCAATTTATTCACCCCCCCATCAAGGAATTATCCTGTCAGCAGCTAAATGGATGTCATGATGAAGTTCGTTACTTCAACCTGGGTCAGCTTGCCTTCAGTTAAGGTCTTGTTTATCAGATTTACCAGCTTGCTGCTCAGCTGATCCTTGCCATTTGCTCCGTTAAGCTCCTCGGGCTTTGTATCGGCAAGCGTCTTGATCAGCAGCGGCTTAATCTTGAGATCCTTGATTTTTTCGAAGTCTTCCTTGGCCTTGACGGTATCCAGCTGGAATGCGAAATTTATTAAAACGATATAATCGGGGTCGGCAAGATTAGTTTTGATGTCCGTGATTTCTGAACTCAGCTCAACAATTTCATCTGCGCTCAGTTTTTTGGCTTCCACATTCTGGACTGCCGCATTCACATTATTGGCATCACTCGGGAAAATCCGATCCATCAGTAAAAATGCGGCAACCACAATAAGTGTAATTGCCAGTAAAATCGTAATGAGCCACGGCAGCATCTTTTTCATGAAAGCTCCTCCATCGATTGGACTTTAATGGTGGCAGCATATGTGCCTATGTCCCTGTTATAATCTCTGATTTTAGATATTACTTCTTCTGCTTTCTCAAGCACAATTAATCTTTTGCCTGTTACAAGCGTGATGTACGTATCCGGACTTTCTTCTACCATCTCTACGAGCAGGGCATTGAGCCACATAGGCGCCCCGTTCAATCTTGTTACCGAAATCATAACAGGCCTCCTAACAAAAAATAGGGGGAGGAGTTCCCCCCCAAGACGTTGCCATAACA contains these protein-coding regions:
- the fliM gene encoding flagellar motor switch protein FliM, whose translation is MVDVLSQNEIDALLAALSSGEMDADELKKEETQKRIRSYDFKRAVRFSKDHIRSLTRIHDNFARYLTTYFSAQLRTFVQINVVQVEQLPYDEFIRSIPKMTILNIFEAEPLEGRMVMEVHPNIAFAMLDRMLGGFGTAPAKITALTEIETTIMERIFSRCFESLQEAWKTVLDINPRMEGLETNPQFMQIVSPNETIALISLSTKIGDTTGMINLCIPHVVLEPIMSRLSVHQWFVSEKKVRDEVELEAIRSRVNMAQLPIVAELGESRLSIAEFLGLSIGDVISLNRTVDAGLSIKVGDRLKFIGSPGMVKDRVAVQIDEIVSEGVEEFDE
- a CDS encoding flagellar FlbD family protein, producing the protein MISVTRLNGAPMWLNALLVEMVEESPDTYITLVTGKRLIVLEKAEEVISKIRDYNRDIGTYAATIKVQSMEELS
- a CDS encoding flagellar basal body-associated FliL family protein, whose amino-acid sequence is MKKMLPWLITILLAITLIVVAAFLLMDRIFPSDANNVNAAVQNVEAKKLSADEIVELSSEITDIKTNLADPDYIVLINFAFQLDTVKAKEDFEKIKDLKIKPLLIKTLADTKPEELNGANGKDQLSSKLVNLINKTLTEGKLTQVEVTNFIMTSI